Within the Drosophila melanogaster chromosome 3R genome, the region TGTCGTTCCAGAAATGAGATGATCTGAGGACTGGAGATCAGAGGGCACTCAGAGCCACAGAGCAACTGTCACAGCGAATCTACGGATCCGCAAGTCCGACCAATGGATTAAATGACGGCCGACTGAAAGAACATTTTTCCAACTAAACAAAACTTGTGAACAGAAAGCGGTGAGCTGTAAGtgacacacacatacatgttCAGGAAGAGAGAAAATTACACAGTGCACATCGACGATGCTCTCACAGATACTGTTACCGAAAGATACAACTTGCGGCTGTGCCGCGGAAAAAGTTCAATTGAAATGATTCGTAAATTGAAAGCGAAGCGGAAGATAAGTGCGATAAGCTCATCTTATCAACGAAATCAGAAGGCAGAGACACTTCTCAATGCAAGCGACCTTGAGTCGAAGTCGGGGAAGGGGTGGCGCCTGCTTGATATTCTGTGGGCCCCCGTGTGGTGTCGCAATATCGATAGGTTAGCCCAGAGAGTTCTGATTTATCAGATACGACTGTCACTGAATCTCCCTGTTTAAATAGACAGCGCAAACAATGGCTTTCGTTTGTATTTTGGCTCGGATTCGAGTACAAGgtgtcgtatacgtaatatctCAGTGTTTACCATCGACTCACGCGCATTTTGGCTGCATTGtgcaaacataaataataaataaattgtgacgttaataacaaatatatatgtccATACAAGCATCGCTGTGCAGTCAACGGTATGGTCATGCGTAGTTAATTTTGACGGCATTAAGCCAATTAAAAGCGTTCACTGCCACCATAAATCTTGGGCTATTGTAATGGCCTCACTTGAAcctatttaaatttattgaaattctaaAAAATCCGATAATACTGGAAATTTTGAACAACGCTATAGGGCCAAGAACTGGAACTTGTCGAGCTCAGCGATGGGAACACGATAGCTGGGGTCGCTCACAAGCAGTCCGTCGATCAACTGGGTAGCCTCTGGACTCATGACACTTTCCATATCCTTGGGATACGTGGGTCCACCGCTCATGATCGCTGCATAGATCTCCTTTGAATTTTTACAGGCACTAGCAAAGGGCATTTTACCGCAGAGCATATAAAACAGAGTAACACCCAGCGACCAGGAGTCCACCTGATAATCGTATCCCGACATTGCGATCATCTCGGGTGCCATGTAGCATGGAGTGCCGCAACGGACGTACAACTTGCTGCCACGATAGTAAGTGGCCAAGTCAAAGTTCGCCACTTTGACCATTTTAAAGTTCCACTTGCCGGATGAAGAGCAAACCAGCAGATTCTCCGGCTTGATGTCCCGATGAATCACCTGAAGTTGGTGCATATGCGCCAGTGCCGATACCGTGCATCTCATCACCGATCTGGCATCTGCCTCCGACAAGATACCGCGCTTCTGAATTACTTTCTGCATGTTACAGTCCAGGTGCTCTAAAACCGTGTACATATAGCGCTCATCCTCAACCGTGTACATCAGCTCGATGATGTTTGGATGCGACTGAAGCTGTCGCAGCACCTCTGCCTCCATATAGGTATCTCCGCGGTCGTTGCTTTGAGTCTGCTTGTTCACCATCTTTACGGTGCACTTCGTCCTGTTGGCCCTGGTTTGCCCGCGATATATCAGCGTCCTTGTGTTGTGCTCAACGGGCTCTATAGTCTCTATGTAAAGCTGTATGGCCTCGGGCAGGTCGTGGGACTTCATGGACTCCAGGGTTCCACTGTCTAAATGATGTTGGCCCCAACGTTTACAAGAGTCCACCATTCGCTGGAAGTCCTTGTTGATGCTGTACTTGACACAAATTATTTCTTCGTTCTTACAGCAGCAAATCACAATGTCGGTTTCGCGGAAACAACTCAGCGATGTTAAATGCGATCCGTCAGTCCGGCGGAAGTGCGCGATTGCTGATCTCAAAAGCACATGGCGTTTTAAAGACTCGGTGACTCCTTGCAGAAGAGCCGGAAAGTCCTTGAAGTGGGCTCGAGAGATGACCAAATTAACGCCCTTGAAGTGTCTATCTCCGTTCCGCAGGAAGCACACCCGCAGAGCTTTTTTGTGAAGTGGAGGACCTACCCTCCTGGAGCCAAGAGAAGTTGATTGCTCTGACATAACGCGCTAAAACGTTAAAAATCTTGTAAAACTAATGTAGtgtaaaaaaatatacgaaAGAATGCTGAGCTTCTAAGAAAAATCTGAAATTGTGCTGTGTAACCTGGCTTAGCTTCCCAAGTTTGTGAAGGCGATTGCTTGGCCATCTCGGTTTCCATGCGGTAGAAACAGGCTTGTTTCTCTCAATGCTCTTCCGCAATTCCCTGCCCTGGAATAATTTATGATCCACTAAATTGTGAATGGCAGCGACTCGACGCGGATGAAGAGCGCCAAAGCCGTTGGAATAATTGAATAATCAGCGTTGTCGCCCAGTGTGTGTGCGACCCCCGATACTTGGATGAACTCGCAGCTGCCCCCTGACAATCCGTTGGCGGCCACTTAAATCGCGTCAAGTGCAAATTTGTAGTCCATCAGAGTGCCACATGGGGATCCTGAGgtgtaatttgttttaaaattcacGCAACGGCTATTTCTGTAATAGTCAACAAATCGATTCGGTTGACTTTCTCAATTAACCACCTGTTGagaaatttgtatatttattgcTAAAATGATGCGAAGTTGGACGTCAGGCCACTGGTTTTTATCTGGATCACGTTTGATTTATGCACAGCATTTTGCTTCTCAGGGCATATATCTCATATACATAACGATTTTATTGGATTATTTATAGGCGTCAGATTATGAATTTCAGCAATGCGTTTTCTCACAAGTCTTTTCTTctattcttttatttctatagTCTATTTTTTTCGTGCACGCCCTAAAAGTAAACTCACAAAAATTCaggaaaaattttattttccttcttaaaacttttaataatGCTAACATTTGTCCTGTTCTAAATATTCTAAATTGTAATTTGAAATTACCTCCCCTTCGTGGTAATTGCATGTATTCTTTCAGCATTCTTTCTCCCCATCCTGATAACTAAGGAAGTCGGTCTTTGTTATCCTGATTTTTAAGGATAAGTATTGATATGTAAAATCGGGATAGCATACATATAAAAGAATGTGTAGAATGCAATGGGTTCTTGTATCGGCTAACTTTTTTGATAGATTGTACATAACTCTGATTTTTTACATGTTTGTATTCTACATGTATAAGGAATGTAAGTTACAAGTTGATTGTGTATtagaatttataaatttacGTGAACTTACGTTGGATTAATTTTGAGAGACGATAACTACGCTTGTTGAAATTGTAACTTCcccaaattaaaataatttacaacAAATTCAAAGACAACAGctaaaatataatatgtttaatttacaTTAACATCGTGTTTTGGATGTTTGCATTAGATAGACTCTGACTATTTACACCTGGTTATTGTGGATACACGTGTAGTAAGGAAAGGCATCTCAACGTTGGGTTATGAAAGTGAATAGGTGTTGGTGTGAATAAATGCTGGAACACTTACAAAATAGTTGCTAACAATATAGCTAAAAATATAGCTAACAATTTCTACGAGCTACGAAAATTGTACAAtgaattttgcatttaaatattctgGGTTTCGTGCGATCTTTCACAAAATGGCAATACGAAAATAGAGTGTGTGagggtgagtgtgtgtggtgtgtgtgtgtgtggttttgTGAGGGTATTTGGATGTCTTTTTACATGGCAGCCCCATTGTAATGCTGATACATCTCATCCCAGAATCTCTGACGCTCCGGCTCGGGATTGGTTTTCATCGCCAGATTGGCTGAGATATCCATATAGTTGAGACTGTTCATCACATTGGTGGGATCGATTGGTGCCCACTTGGTGGTCAGCATAGGATCCTCGGAATCAGGCGTAGGAGAGCTGTAATTAGCATTGGTTAAATTTTATGAAAAGTTTTCAATCGTACTGACTACTAACCCATATTTCGCGAAATTCGTCCACATGCGCACCATTCGATTCTTGACCTGTACCTCCATCGACTTGGGATCCAAGCTCAAATTGAAGAAACCGAACTTGAACAGATAACCCAGCTCATCGCCATGGCAAACACCAGGTCGGGGAATACCCAGCATCCGTTTGTAGAGCCCCAAAGATCCGTCGAAGGAGAAGCGGTACATGTAGACAGGTGCATTTCCAAACTTGGCATGATTTCGGGCTGTGCGACGGATGCCCTGAAGGAACATGAGATCCGTGAGGAGCTGTCAAAGATACAAAGTCAAATATTATCTATAGTTATCTATAGTACACTGAAAATCTCACTTACCGCAATCATCTCGTCCACTGATTCAATGCCCACATGCTTGCTTCCCAAGTAGAAGGATCTTATCTCGCGGGTCACCCTATCATGAGATTCAGTCACATTCAAATCTTGCGGAACCAGGCGGCCAAAATCGTTCTCAATGATGCTCAGCAACTGGGGATTCTTGCGAAGTCCTGGTAAATTATTTAGAAGGCATTAAAGTGATAATTGAGATGTCCTTAGAATTTGTCTTACTTCTTATGAACAGCATGGCCTCGTGTGTATTGTAACCCGTCATATAGGCCACATCGCTGTTAAAATTCTGCGAATGATACATGTCGCTAGGGTGCTGAGTAAGGAATGGCTCCTCGTAGAACTGTTCCTCCTGAGAGTCCTGATTCCAATATCCCTCCACCACGGGCACAAATGGCAAACCAATGTTATTCCGCTGATCCTCCGCCGTGATTGTTGTGGGCGCGGCTTCAACCAATTTCATGGCTGGAACCCTTCTAAGAAAGTCGAGGATATCCTCTGTTTTATTGGCCCCCACGTAACCCAAGTTGGCTGCCAGCCGAGCAGCTCTCTGGCTCGAACTGGCGGACATGGACCATGGATTTAGGGCCGATCCACTTTGGGAAATCGCTCGGTGGAAAAGTCCCTTGGCCTGGGAGGACAGGAGGAGCAACTGGACGGACGAAGCTCCAGCTGACTCTCCGAAAATGGTAACCTGATTGGGATCTCCACCAAATGCGGCTATGTTATCCCGCACCCACTTTAGTGCCAGTACCTGATCCTTGAGACCCTGGTTACCTGGAGCGTCAGGTCCTGCGGTAAGAAAACCCAGTGGACCTAGTCGGTAGTTCAGTGTGACCAAGACAATATCCTCAGCCACTAGATAGTCCGGTCCGTAGAGGAAAGAGTTGCCGGAGCCAAAGGAGAAACCTCCTCCATGCAGCCAAACCATAACAGGAAGCTTTGGCTGCTCTGCAGACTCATCATCCTTGGGCATTTGGGTTGTGAACACATTGACGAACAGGCAATCCTCGTCTCCCTTGAAAGTGTCCAGGATCATGTTCTTATGCGGACAGCTCTGACCTTCCCGAGAAGCATCACGGATTCCAGACCACGGCTTCTCCGGCTCCGCAGCACGGAATCTTGAATGAAAGATCTTGTTAGTATCCAGCTTATAATTCTTGTACTTGGACCTACCTTCTTGCTCCTGTAGGCGGAGCTCCATATCGCATTCCTTTGAAACTATAGTAGCCTCCTCGCTCTCCGGATCGATACTTCTGATAGCGACCCCTGACTTTTCCCAACGAGGTAGTGGCCACAATCTCACGCTCTTTCTGTGAATGATTTTAGCAAACAATGTTAGTCTATGTATAGCACCAATGATAACTTCAGTTGTAAAATTCAGTTTTAACTGAAGAATTCAATTCAAGGCCCACGAATTTGGCTGCCACTTGCGAATGCAAAAAATCTGAGTTGCGCAACCAATTTGCATCGAAGTGCGAACTCGAATAGAACCGGCGCAAAGAAGTATGCCATGTGCCTGGCCAAAGTTGCGCAAGCGCCTCGGTCAATTTCCATAAAGCCAGTTTCCCGCCTCCGATCACCTGCCAAGTTCTTGACTCACTGGCCATCTAGGGGGTGTGTGCATATGCCAGCCTCTTTCTTTGCTATTGAGTCGACCTCAGCCCCAAAGTGCACCTGCATCCATGTTTGGCCAGCTGTCCATGTTCACGTCCAAGTTGAAAATTGATTGGCCACCACTTTACAATTCGGCAATCAAAAGCGGCTGTAAACGCTTGGCATTTGCTGCGGCCATGGTTCAAGGCCGAAGAAGACTCACCCGCAGAGATCTTACCACCTCCTGGACCACTCGCATGGCCCTCGATGGCAACAGTTGGACAAGCGAGTTCGGATGCGATGTCAGGGTCTTCCATGCCGTCGTCTCCTGCAATTGAAAATTCCGAAAAGTTTTAGTATGCACAGGGAAAAAACTGTTAGAAGATATAAGGAGGAAAAAACCAGTTGccttaaatatgtatgtataatttcCGAAAATAGTTTTCCCCATCTGATTTACCACTAAGATTATTGTACTCATGGTTTTGATACGAAATATGAAACCATGTTTATGCCGATGACAACAATCTTTTTTGCcgcaatttaaaaaacatgCAAAAGCCCATGCCCAGTCCAAGTTCATCGGGCGCGATGACATTTTTTTGGGGCTGTCCGATTTGTAAAGCGGCGTTAACTGTCAACGGGCAACCTTCACCGACTGCGCCGCTTAATTGAAATACCATTTGCATAACTCAAATGCTCGGTTTGCGGCAATTAGGCAGCGGTATTAGCATGGCTAACACCAACAACTGAAGTCACGTGCTGCCGGAGGAAACGTCAATCTCGATGTGACTGTTGTTCCCAGGCCGAACTGGGCGTGTGTCCCGGGCTAAAATGGGCTTATATTTGCCTGTGATTCATGGCACAATTGGGCGTCAGTTGGTGGCTGTGGAGCACCGAGATTCAAGTTCACCTCTAACACTGTTGTTATGCTAATTACTTATGCCATATACCCTAACTTGGTGGATATTCGTCGGACTATAAGGCACAGCCATGGCATCGAGTTCAATTGCTGGCAAGGTATTCGGAAATCgatttctttagtttttcgACATTTTTGTGTGTGGTCTGGGGGCTATGCTAATGTGGGTGTAGCTGGTTTATAACAGTTTCCTATCGAGATCCGATCGATGTTGGCTTTAATTATAACTGTTTAATGCGCTCGTTGGACAGACAGGCTGTGCGTTCGATAACCAAACACACTTTGGCTTAAAAGGCGCTTAAGAAGTGGGTCATTGTTCAACGCTCAAAGCGCTTGAGAGTGCtgggaaaataattaaagtcTTCCGATCAatcttttgcttttgattCGGCTTTTGGGGGTTCGGCTGCTCTAATATGTAAATGAGTGAGAGCCGGACAAGCAGACAGCCAATAACAACATCTCTGGTTGCATTGCGAATCTCgcataataatattttcaccGCTTACAATGCAAACATTATGCAATGGGTGCCGCTTTCACGCTTACACGCTCGAAAGCCAAAActaaatgcgaaataaaatgcAGATAGAAAGCCAGCGATGCAATTGTTGCATAAGAACCATGTTCAATACGAACCGTGGTAGAACTGCCCATGTGGGCCATTTGCCGCATGTCCAGTGACCCGGAAGcgttttcgctttttgttgcattttccGGCGACATTGTTGTTGACGTCGTTGTAGTGGTGGcgattaaataaaatgctctGGCTTTGTCCCGCAAATCTTGCAAGTCACCGCCATGCGGATCGTAACCCTCCTGCGCCTCCTCTGCGGATGACTTTCTCTGCTCGGTGACTATGATTCGATGGCCGGATTCGTTCGGTCGCTGAACACAAATTGCCATGACAATTAGACCGATGGCTAGCGAAAGAGCTGCGATCGCCGCTCCACGTTGCCAATTCCGGGGACAGGGCATGACGAAAAGCCGGGGTTGAAAAGGCAGTGGACTCGGCTCTTTTGTTTTATGCAACCGTCTGACAACCGCACAAACTCGCTGCACTTCGTTCCGACAAGTGCAGTGGAACGCGGAGCCGTAAACTTTGATTTATTGAACTCGCACCGGAGGAGTGACACCGTCAAACGAACAGTCACCGCAAAAAGTCTGGCAACCGGGATCAACGCTTCGCTCTTCCGACAGCAACTGTTGCGCTTTTGAGCGTCTGAAGCCTTTTGAATTAAATTCCACTTGCTCCTCGATTTTCCTCGATTTTTCGCCTCGGTATGGCAGTCATTAAAAGTACCGTAGGAATTGGGAAAATTTTGGGCATGCCACGACTGAATTCATTAGTTGATGGTATAACTTTACCACTTACTATATAACATGCTGATACAATTTAATGTTTGCCCAAATGGAgctcacttatttatttataaagctGGCAGCTATACTTATCCTCTTTTAATGGGTATCCCCTGATCGAATATACTTTAGCATTCAATTTTGCCATCTTGTTAGAGCTGCACTTGTTACTGTCTGTCCGTCGGCTGTTCGGtgttttaaatacattttttggtttgttttgtttagtttttagtgCTTGTAATCATTGTTTTTATGGCCGGGTTATGTAAGGCACGCAATGGCCTAGTGTATGTACATTTCAAGCTTTGTTCGTTCGTGTATTCTTTTTCAGTTGGACCGGCTTGTCGTTGATGTTGGGCTTTTATCAGTCAATGTTATCCGACCGGCAAACGGAAATGTATCTCTAGTTTAATTGCCTAATTAATCAGCTATGGccttaataatttttatttaatatatatgtttatagttAATCTTTCAGTGCTCACATTTCTGCTATAAAAAGGGCATTGTGCTGCAGTAAAGTTCAGTAAGTTATTTGCTTGCCAGGTTTCTGCATTCCAAATGTCATGCGCTGCATGGCTAATGAATTAAATGCATTGCCGGAGAGATTCGTTTTCAGTTGGGCTGCTCAGAAGGCCAATTGTTATTCGAAGCCCCCGCTCAACCTCACCTGCCCCTGACCACTTGTTTTGGGCCACTGGCTGCCTAATTAGCAGGTGccaaaaagtatttttcaCGCGCTTCACTTCACCCCATAAAACAATAGAACCGCGAGGTATTTGCAATTTGCCAGGCTTATTTGCTG harbors:
- the CG10177 gene encoding uncharacterized protein, with protein sequence MSEQSTSLGSRRVGPPLHKKALRVCFLRNGDRHFKGVNLVISRAHFKDFPALLQGVTESLKRHVLLRSAIAHFRRTDGSHLTSLSCFRETDIVICCCKNEEIICVKYSINKDFQRMVDSCKRWGQHHLDSGTLESMKSHDLPEAIQLYIETIEPVEHNTRTLIYRGQTRANRTKCTVKMVNKQTQSNDRGDTYMEAEVLRQLQSHPNIIELMYTVEDERYMYTVLEHLDCNMQKVIQKRGILSEADARSVMRCTVSALAHMHQLQVIHRDIKPENLLVCSSSGKWNFKMVKVANFDLATYYRGSKLYVRCGTPCYMAPEMIAMSGYDYQVDSWSLGVTLFYMLCGKMPFASACKNSKEIYAAIMSGGPTYPKDMESVMSPEATQLIDGLLVSDPSYRVPIAELDKFQFLAL
- the CG10175 gene encoding uncharacterized protein, isoform E, translating into MTTTGLRPLLSLLFLGLGVILLCDVSSSIAIAPSTFGTAIARAGKISNQLKETTAWKTLTSHPNSLVQLLPSRAMRVVQEVVRSLRKEREIVATTSLGKVRGRYQKYRSGERGGYYSFKGMRYGAPPTGARRFRAAEPEKPWSGIRDASREGQSCPHKNMILDTFKGDEDCLFVNVFTTQMPKDDESAEQPKLPVMVWLHGGGFSFGSGNSFLYGPDYLVAEDIVLVTLNYRLGPLGFLTAGPDAPGNQGLKDQVLALKWVRDNIAAFGGDPNQVTIFGESAGASSVQLLLLSSQAKGLFHRAISQSGSALNPWSMSASSSQRAARLAANLGYVGANKTEDILDFLRRVPAMKLVEAAPTTITAEDQRNNIGLPFVPVVEGYWNQDSQEEQFYEEPFLTQHPSDMYHSQNFNSDVAYMTGYNTHEAMLFIRRLRKNPQLLSIIENDFGRLVPQDLNVTESHDRVTREIRSFYLGSKHVGIESVDEMIALLTDLMFLQGIRRTARNHAKFGNAPVYMYRFSFDGSLGLYKRMLGIPRPGVCHGDELGYLFKFGFFNLSLDPKSMEVQVKNRMVRMWTNFAKYGSPTPDSEDPMLTTKWAPIDPTNVMNSLNYMDISANLAMKTNPEPERQRFWDEMYQHYNGAAM
- the CG10175 gene encoding uncharacterized protein, isoform B, giving the protein MRYGAPPTGARRFRAAEPEKPWSGIRDASREGQSCPHKNMILDTFKGDEDCLFVNVFTTQMPKDDESAEQPKLPVMVWLHGGGFSFGSGNSFLYGPDYLVAEDIVLVTLNYRLGPLGFLTAGPDAPGNQGLKDQVLALKWVRDNIAAFGGDPNQVTIFGESAGASSVQLLLLSSQAKGLFHRAISQSGSALNPWSMSASSSQRAARLAANLGYVGANKTEDILDFLRRVPAMKLVEAAPTTITAEDQRNNIGLPFVPVVEGYWNQDSQEEQFYEEPFLTQHPSDMYHSQNFNSDVAYMTGYNTHEAMLFIRRLRKNPQLLSIIENDFGRLVPQDLNVTESHDRVTREIRSFYLGSKHVGIESVDEMIALLTDLMFLQGIRRTARNHAKFGNAPVYMYRFSFDGSLGLYKRMLGIPRPGVCHGDELGYLFKFGFFNLSLDPKSMEVQVKNRMVRMWTNFAKYGSPTPDSEDPMLTTKWAPIDPTNVMNSLNYMDISANLAMKTNPEPERQRFWDEMYQHYNGAAM
- the CG10175 gene encoding uncharacterized protein, isoform C, with amino-acid sequence MHYSNLFTQTTSKRTMTTTGLRPLLSLLFLGLGVILLCDVSSSIAIAPSTFGTAIARAGKISNQLKETTAWKTLTSHPNSLVQLLPSRAMRVVQEVVRSLRKEREIVATTSLGKVRGRYQKYRSGERGGYYSFKGMRYGAPPTGARRFRAAEPEKPWSGIRDASREGQSCPHKNMILDTFKGDEDCLFVNVFTTQMPKDDESAEQPKLPVMVWLHGGGFSFGSGNSFLYGPDYLVAEDIVLVTLNYRLGPLGFLTAGPDAPGNQGLKDQVLALKWVRDNIAAFGGDPNQVTIFGESAGASSVQLLLLSSQAKGLFHRAISQSGSALNPWSMSASSSQRAARLAANLGYVGANKTEDILDFLRRVPAMKLVEAAPTTITAEDQRNNIGLPFVPVVEGYWNQDSQEEQFYEEPFLTQHPSDMYHSQNFNSDVAYMTGYNTHEAMLFIRRLRKNPQLLSIIENDFGRLVPQDLNVTESHDRVTREIRSFYLGSKHVGIESVDEMIALLTDLMFLQGIRRTARNHAKFGNAPVYMYRFSFDGSLGLYKRMLGIPRPGVCHGDELGYLFKFGFFNLSLDPKSMEVQVKNRMVRMWTNFAKYGSPTPDSEDPMLTTKWAPIDPTNVMNSLNYMDISANLAMKTNPEPERQRFWDEMYQHYNGAAM
- the CG10175 gene encoding uncharacterized protein, isoform D; the protein is MPCPRNWQRGAAIAALSLAIGLIVMAICVQRPNESGHRIIVTEQRKSSAEEAQEGYDPHGGDLQDLRDKARAFYLIATTTTTSTTMSPENATKSENASGSLDMRQMAHMGSSTTETTAWKTLTSHPNSLVQLLPSRAMRVVQEVVRSLRKEREIVATTSLGKVRGRYQKYRSGERGGYYSFKGMRYGAPPTGARRFRAAEPEKPWSGIRDASREGQSCPHKNMILDTFKGDEDCLFVNVFTTQMPKDDESAEQPKLPVMVWLHGGGFSFGSGNSFLYGPDYLVAEDIVLVTLNYRLGPLGFLTAGPDAPGNQGLKDQVLALKWVRDNIAAFGGDPNQVTIFGESAGASSVQLLLLSSQAKGLFHRAISQSGSALNPWSMSASSSQRAARLAANLGYVGANKTEDILDFLRRVPAMKLVEAAPTTITAEDQRNNIGLPFVPVVEGYWNQDSQEEQFYEEPFLTQHPSDMYHSQNFNSDVAYMTGYNTHEAMLFIRRLRKNPQLLSIIENDFGRLVPQDLNVTESHDRVTREIRSFYLGSKHVGIESVDEMIALLTDLMFLQGIRRTARNHAKFGNAPVYMYRFSFDGSLGLYKRMLGIPRPGVCHGDELGYLFKFGFFNLSLDPKSMEVQVKNRMVRMWTNFAKYGSPTPDSEDPMLTTKWAPIDPTNVMNSLNYMDISANLAMKTNPEPERQRFWDEMYQHYNGAAM